In the genome of uncultured Methanobrevibacter sp., the window ATTATCTGCAGAGTTGTAATTATCAGTACCATTAAAGCTTACAGATGCAGTATAGTTACCTACATTCAATATTCCAATATCAAAGCTACCAATACCATCCTTAACAGTTACAGGAGCCTCAAAATTACCAATAACTACTTTGTACTCTCCATCGACACTGGCAAAGACATTACCACTAACCTCGGCAGTATAAACCTTATCTAAAACCTCAATACTCACAGCAATATCCGCTTTAAATACTGTAAATGAATCGTCTATTGTGTAGACATCATAATTGTCATCAGTGAAATTGATTTTAGCTGTGTAATCGCCTGCATCAAGAGCAATAATCTCCATTCCTTGACCATTAACAACATTAACAAACAATTCCTCATCACCAATATTCACAATATAAGCACCGTCAACATTAGAACTCACATTAACAACAGACAGTTCCCCGTAAACAGAATCATCAACAGAAACTGCCAAAATAATTGATGCCTTCAGGACCCTGAATGATTTGGAATCGCCGCTTCCAGCCACATTGTATGTTTCAATATTGGTGACATTTACAGTATAATCTCCTGCATCCAAATCAGTAATCAAGACACTGTAATCTGTTTCATTTTCATCATAAACGACATTACCGTTTGCATCAGTTATCTTAACATTTACAACAGTCGGGTTTTCAACTTCAAATCCTATTAAAACATTTTCACCATAGACAACATCACTGACATCATGCAATATGGTCTCGGAATCATATTTGAAAACAGTAAAATTACTTACAGAATAATTTCCAAACACGTTTTCAGTTTCCAAATTAGTCACATTAACTGTATAGTCACCTGCAGGCAAACCTGAAACAGTGACATTGAAAATATTCGCGTTTTCTTCATGATAAACAATATTTCCCAGAGAATCCCTAACAACAACATCAATTATTCCAGGGACATAAACATAATATTCAATTAATACATCATCACCAACATAAACAGAAGCAATATCATCAATATAAACAGTGGAATTGCCTTTAAAAATGGTGAAATTCATTGAAACACTGCAACCTGTGATGTTCTCATCACCAGGATTAATAATCTCAATTGAATAACTGCCAAGAGTTAAATTACCTAACCTATATAGGAAATAACCATAATCATTAGTTAAATTTCCACCGGAAATTTCATTACCATTACTGTCACGAACAACAACGTAAACATCTGTAAGATTATCCCCATCAAATTCCACATCGAAATAATAACCCCATGGAAGAGTATCATTGAAGTATATAATATCAATTATTGAATTTGCCTTAGATATGGTGAATGCTTTTGTATAATTGCTTCCAGCAACGTTATCAGTTTTTAAATTGCTTGCAAATAAAACGTATTCGCCGGCAGACAAATCCGGCATTGGCAGGTAATCCCCTTCAATGATTTCATTGAAAACTATTTTACCTGTTTTATCTCTAATTTCAACAACAACAGTTGTACGGTTATCAACAATAACATCAACCTCTACATCATCACCATAAACATAATCATCCAAACCCGCAACAACAATTGAAGAACCGACTTTTAAAACATTGAAGACTTTAGAATCACTGCTGTAACTGGTACTATCAGATTCTTCAACAGAAAGTGTAATGTTATAACGACCACTGTCAAAATACAAATCAGAGATTGAAGTGTTTGTTGATGTGAAATTATATTTAACATCACCAGTAGCCAAATCGCAAATAACCACATGGACATCTGAAGCATTAACAACCTCATATGTTATTAAAACATCATCATAGAAATAATCAGACACATCATCAACTTTAACTGATGATTTAACTTTCAATACATCAAATACCATCGAATCGGAAGAAGTTTCATGATTATTATCACCCACATTGGTTACGGTAAGATTATATGAACCTGCAAGCAGATTAACATAAAGACAATCCGCATGAACGCTCATGTTTACAATAACTTCGCCTGTCTTTAAATCAACGATTTTTGCAGTGACATTAGTCCTATTGGATACAGTAAAGTTTATCTGATAATCATTAAAAGCATAGAGAGAACTGAGCTTATCTACAATAACAACATCAGATCCAATTTTATAAACTTCAAATGTTGCAATAACAGAACTGGATTCATATTCATCATTTCCTACATTGGTGTATGTTAATGTGTATACTCCGGCATCCAATGATTCGACATTAATCTCTGTCATGTCACCTGTTTGTCTGAAAATAACCTCGCCGGAAGCATCACTAATTTCAATAACTGCACCGGTAAAGTTAATACACTCCACTTTAACGTTTAAAACTTCACCACAGGTAATGTTATCCAATGAAACGATATCAACACTGGATGAAAACTTAGAAACATCTAACAACACACAATCAGAACTATAATCAGAAAGTGAATCAATTACAGAAGCATTAACTTCATGTTCACCACAAGGATAACAATAAACATCCAAAATCCAAACAGTACCCTGTGAACTTTCATTATAGTCAATTGTTGGATTAATATTAAATTCCAAATCATTGACCTTAATAATATTGCCATTATCGTCATAAACTGTAGCATTTAAAGTCAAATTATCATAGATTAACAAATCATAATACTTTTCACCAGGAATAACAATTCTGGTTTTTGAAGTTATAGTACCATCATTATCAATGTATTGAGATTTGCTTAATGTATTTTTGGATAAATATAACTCAGAATCTATTGATACGAAAATCGGATTGATTAAATTAACCTCATCAAACTTAGAGGAGTAAATCTCAGCATTGGAATCAATCAAGTTAACACAATAAGAACCTACATCACTGCCTTTGAAACTACTATTGTTAACAGTTAAAGTACTATAAAATGCGTTGATAATATTTGTATTATTTATAAATGTGGAATCTGAAATGAAAACATCATAAGCAGATTTCAAATCAACAACATTGGAATTATTGAGGAAATAACAACCCACAATTTCCACAGTACCATCAACAACAGATATCACATCAGCATTACTGATAAATGAAACATTATCGAAAGCAGCATATCCCCCATCAACAGAAACAGTATTTTTGGAATTAACAATAGACACATCATATACAGCAACATATTCACCAGCAATATTAAACACACCGGCTTTATTTGAAGCATCTATGACATGTCCGTCACCATCAATCTCAATGTGTGATTTTTTAATTAAAATTCCACTCTTAAGTTTCTCATCATAATCGTAATACCTGTAGTCATGCTGCAAAACAACTTTGCCATTAGCATTATTGATTAATTTCTGAAGAGCAGTAAATGAATCATCATCACAACTTACATTAAAGTAAACCTCTTCATTGACATTATAACAGGACATTTCCAGATAACCTGGCCCAATACCGTCGCCGATAAACTCTAATTCGGCAACACCATCAATCAGTGTGGCCTCAGAAACATTGATGTCTCCACCAACACAGGACAAGTCAAAAGTGACTGGAATTATACCAGTGAATGTAGAATTAGTTCCTTTAGTTGCATCATACATATTGGTCAAGTTAAGAGTAATGATTGCCTTATCACCAACAAACAAGTCGAATTTGGACACATCAACTGTTAAAAACAACCATTTATTTAATTCAACCTGGTCGCCTTCAACAACAGGAGCGACATCATAATCATCAATTGTATTTCCAAACCAGTTTTCATTCGCAGCAAACCAGAACGGACAATAAATTACAGAACCTGTTGAATTTAAAACAATTGAACTGGACAACTTATCGCCTGCAGCATTGGAATATATAACACTACCATTTTCCGCATAACCATTAACCAAAATGAAATTATACAATTCAATGGAATTAGTAGTAAGATTAAATAAACGGGCCTGATTTGCACCGTCAATCACATGACCATTACCATTGACCATCAAACTTTTATTAATCACAATACCGTTCTTCAAATCACCATCAAAGTTAGGGTAATATTTATAAGACCTGTTTAAGACTATACTGTCATGAACACTTGCGTTATTGATAATTTCCTGCAATTTTGTAAATGAATCTTCAGGAACCCTAACTACATTAAATGTAACTGTTTTATTAAATGAATAATATTTAAAATCAACACTTCCCACACCATCATTAACAGGCATGTAAGACGCATTGCCTTTGCCGTCAACCAATTCAAGCTTATCCAAAGCTACAGCATTATTGACAGATGAAACATCGAAACAAACAGCAGGAAGATTAGTTTCCACATCATAAACCTTCCGGGAGGTACGGTCATAAGCATTATTCAGACTAACATTAATGACTGCGGATTCATCTATTTTTAAAAGAGTGCCGTTGGCATTGGCATCCAAAAACAACCATCTGTTCAATTTAACGCTTGATTCGACATTAGGTTTAACATTGTAATTTTCATTGGTGTTTCCAAACCAGTTATAATCCGCATTAACAATGTCCTTGTTACCTGATGCGATGTCATGAAGACAGTTGTTTTCTAGGAAAATTGAATAATGAACATCAGCAACATGAGAATTTAGAGTACCCTTAACACTAATAACACTATAATTTGCCCTATTTGACATAAACAAGGATTTATAAATCCTATTTAAATCATCGGGACTAGCATCGAGATAAATGGCGGCACCATTTTTAGCAGAATTGTTTACAAATACTCCAGTAACTGAAACCTCAGAAGAAATAGAAAGAATTGCACCACCTATTTTAGCAGCATTATTCACAAATATTGAGTCAATGACAACATTCTTAGATGTATCGATACTAATTGCGCCTCCACCATCAGCAGTATTATTAATGAATGTAGAATCGATAACAACATTATTGGATTCATATACCCTAATCGCACCTCCATCACCTAAACCTACAATATTAGTGTTATTGACGAAAGTTGAATTAATCAAAACATTATTAGCCATAATCTGGACTGCAGAACCTTTACTGTTAATGAAAGTAGTGTTTAATACTTGAACATCACCACCTGTGATTCTAGCAATATTTGCCATACATTTAGCATCTATTGTAAAACCGTTACCATTCAATATCAATGGTTTATCAATGCTTATATATCTGAGTTTAGAATCACAAGCTGGCATATACTCATAGTTGCGTGTCAGGTTTAAAACAGGACCTGCATTGTTAATCTGATACTGCAAATCTGAAAAGGAACCCGGCAGGAAATTTTCAACATAAAATGAGAAATTACAGGACAAATGACTTAAAGTCACAAAATTTGAACTATATGAATAATCAAACATGCCTACACCTGAAACAACATCCACAAATCCAATATATTCCCCATTAGAAGAAACATTGAACCCAACATCCAAATAGGTGCTGTTTTCAATCTCTTGAGAAATTGCATTATACGGATTGAGATAAACATACTTTGTTCCAAATGTATCTTTACCGTTAACAAGGTTCAAGACCATCCAATGATCCAAATCAACATTGACGTTCGGTCTGAAATCAAAATCATTTATAGTATTCCCGAACCAATTGAAATCATAATCTGCAACTGAAGGGTTACCTTTTGTAAACTTAAACATTTCAGTGAAATTATTATTCAGGAAAATGTTTTGAACAATGGTAAATGACTTGGAATGAGTACCTTTTACAAGAGAACTGGCATTATTTCCTATAAGTTCACAACCAACCATTGACAAAGTAAAGCCATCACCATCACAACGGATTAAGGATGAATTGGAATAACAATCATAAAATTTAGAATCTTTAATCGAAATTACTCCAGCTGAAACATTAAATACCTCAAAACCATTTCCACAATTAATGAAAGTACAATTTTCTATATAAAAATCTCTTTTAGACTTGATTACATTTTTGAAATTGACTATTTTGACATTTTTCAAGGTCAGCTCCCTATAATTCATGTCAAATAATGAAGCGATATTTTTTCCGTCGATAGTATGTCCGTTACCATTAATGACTATATTTATACCAGGCCTAAATCCATTAATCAGGCTTTTGTCGCAGACATCAGTATACTCATAATCTGCTGTTAAATTCAAGACAGAATCTGCATTACTAATATCATTCTTTAGATGTGATAAAGAATGAGTGTAACTAGGAGAATCATATTTCAAATTAATTTTATGAGACCATTTATCTTTTGAAAGAGTAACTGCAGTATTAGTTGTAGTTAATGGAATGATAAAATCGCTGAAACCACCAGAATCTATTTTATTGGTATTTGAAGCCGTGTTTGTGAATTCCATATCAAATACAAACTTTAGATAACTGGTAACCTCATAATCAAACTTATTAGACCATAGGCTTGCTTTAAGAACCGCACTAGGCAGTGAGCCAGTGTGGTCATACTTAACCTCATTCTTAAGATAAATCCAATTATTTTCAAGATCCACTTTCTTATTAACATCAGGTTTGACATTTTTATTGCTTTCAACATTTCCCCACCAATTTTTCCCGGCGGAAAATGATTTAGAGGAATACACCGCATTTTTAGGAGTGTTTCCTAGAATAATAGAACCGTAAAGTTCACAAGAGCTGGAGTCACAATAAATATCATAACCTTTTTTAGCGGTGTTAGTAAAGAAATTGGATAAATGAATTTTTGCATACCTTCCATTGATATAAACAGCACCACCTTCATCTTTAGCCTTATTGTTTACAAACAAGGAATTCTTTATTGTGTTATATCTTGCTTCTACATAAATGGCTCCACCATCATCATCAGCGGAATTGGAATCAAAAACACACCAGTTAACAACATTATTTCTAGAATCAAGATATATTGCTCCGCCCCTCTCGTTAGCATGATTTTTGGTAAAGACACATCCTATAATATCAGGGCAGGAGGATTTTGCATATATCGCGCCACCCCGTTCTGATGCGGCATTACCAGTAAAATTACAATCTGAAATATGTGCCTTTTCAACATCACTATAATATATTGCACCACCCTTATAACAGGTACGCTCGCCACCACCATATCCATTATTACTGAATGAACACCTAGTTATTTGAATAATAAGATTCTTTTCTCTCAAACCGCTGTTTAAATATATTGCACCGCCCAGTTTATGAATACCATCACCCAGGTAATTAGAATTGAAAACACTGTCCTCAATTTTAATATTAACACCAGAACACACAGATATTGCACCTCCATAACGATCAGCATGATTGTCAATGAATGTGCATCCCTTAACTAAACTACCATCAGCTTCTGTAAGATAAATGGCTCCCCCATGTTTATAATTTTGGACATTAACCAAGCCTCCAGCACAATTATTAACAAAAACGGAATCTATTATTTTTGCTTTAGTCCGACCTACCTTTATTGCACCCCCATCTCCAGCAGTACAATTTTCAAAACGACAAGATTTGATAGTAACAGGACTACAAACAGTAATGGCACCACCATTACTAAGTGCAGTAGAAGACCCTTGATAGAAACCTTCCGGTTTAACCATCTTCCATTTACCCATAGCCATACAATTTTTAAAAGTACAATTAATAATATATGATTCAGGACTCTTTCCATATATAAAGATTGCACCTCCACAAAACTCGGCCAAAGTTTTTGTAAATGTGCAATTAGAAACAATAATAGCGCCCGCCCCCTCAGCAGTTCGAATAATTCCACACGATCCGCCAATAAAATTAATATTTTTTATTTCTACAAATCCTAATGAAGGAGCATGATTTATTGTAAAAATCGGTGACCCGGTAATGGTGTAAATACTATGTCCATTACCATCTATTACAATATTCTTAGTTATAGTAATAACCGTATCAAAAAGTCCATCACTTAGACTACCATTGTAATCATTATCTAAAGTTACTGTTGAACCCGGTTTGGCATCCTTAATTAACTTCGCAAGCTCAGTTTTACTTCCTATTTTCGAAGCAGATAACTTATACTCATTACTTGCATTTAAAATTTCATCATTTTCAATGCTTGAACCTAAAACATCACCATTCGATGAAGATGTCTTTCTTAAATCAATATCATAATAAGAATCATCATTGACAGCACTTAAAGAATCCGCCTGAAAATCAGATTCCTCCAAACTTAATCCATCATTTTCCAAATTCGTAGCATTGCCTAGTTCATTTGCACTAACAAATGATAATGAACATATCAATGCCACAAAGACAATGATAAGCATGATTTTATAATTCTTAATAAATTTTACCCCCATTTAATTTAATACGAAATATATTTTTGTGAAAGAAAATATAAAAATTTTGTTAAAAAAAAATAGTTGAATGTTAGCAGAAATTATTGAGTTTGAATTATTGTTCACTTTTTAACTAATTTTTCTATTTTTTATTAAAAAATGTTCCATTATAATTTGCATGATTTTTTAAAGCACAGAGATTAATTTTTTAAATTAACACCATGATTATTGCTTAATCAACCCAATTATTTATAAATATAAGATACATTCATGAATACACTACAGAGTATAAGGATTAATGTCCACACTAAAAAATTAAAATACAATCAAAATTAAATAATTTCTGCCAACACACCACATGTAAAAAAAAAAGAAAAAAGGAAAATAAATTATTTTCCATTAACGTTTGACATTCAAAGTTGTTTTAACAGTGTTTTTTAGATAAATAACACTCATAGAGTATTTTTTACCTATTTTAAGTTTTTCAATAATATTTTTATTTATTGTGAACTTAACAATTCCGTTCTTATTGGTTTTTGAGGTGAATTTTTTACCATTAAGTTTTAAAGTTATTTTTTTACCGCTGACTGCTTTTTTACCATTCTTGAGAGTTGCCTTGATAATGAGTTTTTTAGAAGACTTTTTAACAGAATATTTCTTGGTTTTAAGATTTTGCTTTACTTTAACAGTTTTTTTGACAGCATCTCCTTTGTAAGTTGCAGTTAACTTATATGAGCCTGGTTTTACTGTATTCGGTATTTTAAAAGCAATCATCCCTTTGGCATTGCTTTTGACCTTGTAAGTTTTTTTGTTAATCTTAATGGTCACTACTTTATTTTTACCGACTGGTTTGGCATTGTCATCAAGTATTTTCGCTTTAAACTTAGATCCGTCAAAGTAATACATTGCAACATTTTTCACATCTGAAAACCTTGAATAAATCACTATTTTAGTGGTTTTAATCTCACCTGTTTTTGGATTCTTAACTGTGATTTTTTGTGTTTTAGTCAATTTGGTGAATTTAAGAGTTATATATCCAGAATTATCCGTTTTATAACTTTTAGATTTTCCATTAACAGAAACAGCAACTTTAGTATTTTTTACAGAGTTTCCGGTAGAATCCACAATTCTAAATTTATAATTACAGTTAGCATTATAAGTTTTTTCAACATTGGAAGAAACAACAGTGTTTTTTATAATGATGTAATTGACGATTGAATTTCCCTTGTAATTTGTTGTGATAGCGTACTTTCCAGGGTTAGCGTTGACTTCAAATTTAGCTAATCCATTTTCATCCGCTTTTACAGTGTGAGTTATTCCTTTGAATTCAAATATAACTTCTTCACCAGGACCGACTTCTGCAACAAACGGAGTTTCATTCTTATAGTATTTCACTAAATTTTTAGTAATGTTTAAATCGGAAATGGTGTAAGCTTTTATAATAGCCACACTTTTATCTTTTGCCAAATCAGTCCAATTCTTACCGTCATCACTTACAAATGAAGTTCCCTTTTGAGTATGGATTCTGAGGTCATCAATAATAGGTGAATTATTTTTAAAGGTTATTCGGAAAACATCCCCTTTTTTGATTTGTACATATTTGTTTAATTTGATTGTTGAATATCCTCCGAATTCACTTGTGCCTTCATGAGAATAAACTTCAACATCATTTACAGATATTTTAAATTCGTATTTCAATCCGGTTTTTTCAAAATATGTTCCAACTGCAGCAATTAATTCATCTTCATCAGCAGTAAACACGTTAGAATAATAATTGAAAGTAATACCCATAGATAATTCTCCACCAACATCAATTTGATAAATCCTGTTGTAGGAATCGTTATTAATTATATATCCAACACTTTCACGATCTGTAGCAAATGATGTATCATAATATGAAACATAGAAATATCCGCCGTCAGCCCAGTTGGATCCCCAACTGTTTTTAACAATCCATGCGCCGTCACCTGGAGCGGTTTTTAAGAAATTATATCTGGAATAAGTATCATCCCACCCCACAACACAAACTCTATGAGTTGATATTGTCTTACCATAATAATACTGTGCATAGCTTGATTCATTGAAATAAGCAGTTTTGTTAAAATCTGCATTGTGACTTACTGCCAGAGCACCATATTTAATCAGAGCGTTTTTAATCAAATCATTGTCCAGAGAGTTATTTCTTGGAGGAACAACAACCACATTTTGAATGTGAATGTCCTCAGGTGTGATAAGCAATGAAGATATTTTACCAAGTTCGTCATAACTGTCATATTCACTTGGGAAAATCCCCATCCAATCTATCAAATATGCTATAGGAGCAAAAGGAGTTCCTCCTTCTTCCGAATTCAACTGTCCATATTTTGAAAATTGAAGCATTGAATTTTGAACATTGTTTTCAGATAAAGAATAAGATACATTTGCATAACGAAGTAATGCTGACTCTAATGCGGCTACATTACCGAATGCCCAGCAAGAGCCCATGAATCCCTGGTTTTTAACAGGTGAAACCCAACCGTATTTCCTCAAATCAAATTTTTCAGGCAACTTATCAAATATCAGAGTGTTATTGATTATTATAAACGGATTTGCAGTATTTTCAAAATTATAGAAGTAATTAGTATTATCAAATGACCATTTATCATCATTGAAAGTATTTCCTTTGTCTATTACTTTTCCATATACTGTATATATGCTTGTAACATCAGAAGGATTGTTAAAGCAGTTATTTTCTAAAGTCAAATTAGTATCATATGCATAAACTGTTGATACTCCAAATGCTGCATTATTTTCAAAAGTGCTTTTCTCGATAATTACATTTCCCATATCAAAATAACCTGCACCACCATAAGATATGTTGTCTGATGCAGTATTGGATTTGAATGTTGAATTTGATATCCTCACATCAACAAAACTGGTATAAATTGCACCGCCTTCATATTCTGCAACATTATCAGCAAAATTAGAATCTTTAACTATTAAACTTCCGCCTAATTGAAGAATAGCTCCACCAAATTCAGAATAACAGTCATGGAATTTGCTGTTTTGAACCATGACCTGGCCGTTTCCTTCAAACACATCTGCAAAAACCGCACCACCATTTTTTTCACTGTAAACATTATCAAATTCACAATCAGAAATAGTTAACTTAGAAATTGATTTAACACTGATTGCACCTGCTGTTTTATTGGCAGACAAGTTTTTAAATTTAGAATTTAAAATTAAAATGTTTCCCTCACCAGTAGCAAAAATTGCAGTTGCATATTTAGAATCAGTATTTAAAAAATTAGAGTTCAAAACAGTTAAATTTGAATTTTGTGAGTAAATATGGCCCTTAATGATTTTATCAGAACTGCTGGTGAATGTTGAATTGACAACATTGACAACACCCATTGATGAAGTAATTGAAGCCCCTTCCTCACCAGATGTATCAATAAATTTACAGTTATTTACATTTAAAGTTGCACCAGTGACAAGAACAGCGCCGCCGTTAAAAGAACCAACCCCAGAACAGTTTATAAAAGTCACATTATTCAGGGTCAGCTTTGAGTAGGATATAATAGCGGAACCATATCCGTAAAAAGCATTTTTTATAATCAGATTGTTTATTTTCACATCTTTTCCAACAACCACAAATGCTCTAGCCTGATTAGAACAGTCTATTGCATGATTATTTCCATTGATTGTAAAATTTTCCTTAGCAATTCTAATTCCCCGATTATAATTCATATCACTTTGATTATCAAATTTATAATCGGATTCCAAATTAAAACTTGAATTTTCTAAGGCAATATCATAATTTAAATCATAATAGGATTTAATATCACCATCATCTTTTAAAACATCACCCATATCACTAGTATCGTTTAAATCAGCAGCAGATATTGCAGTAATTGAAAACAATAAAACCAGCAATACAAGGGAATATAAAACAATTTTATTAAATTTCATATTCATCCTCAAAATAAATATACATAAATATATCTTTTAAAAAAAATATTTAAAATTATTTAATATACTTAATTTTAAAAAAGAAATAAACTGAATTAACACCAACATTAACTCTTTAAAATCAGGAATATGAGAGAATTTAAAAAAAAGTAAAAGAGTTATTAAATAACCCTAAAATTTAAAAAAGAAGATTTAGGAACTTATTCCATTAATCTTCCAACACCAGTAATTTCAATACTGGCTACGCCTTCAATAGCAGAAACCATTTCTTCCACAGGTTCAGATCCACCTTCACCATCATCAGTGATGAAACTAATGATGATTGCAACTAAACCAAAAGCAATTGGTTCTTCTTTCATATCATGAAGGGTTGCTCCTTCAGGCATGGAATCTTTAATAGTTGTTTTAATAGCTTCTAAATCTACATCCGGACTGTCTGGCATGATTTTCATAGTTGTTAATACTTCACCCATTCTAATTCCTCCAATTTACAAATTTATGGTCCTTCAAATCCACATTCACATTTGTAAGCGTGACCGAAAGTACGGCATTTTTCACATCTTGATATTTTTGCTCCACATTCTGGACACTCGAATTCAACAAAAGGTCCAGTTAATGGAATTTCTTGTTTGCATGAAATACATTCTACAGTTTTCATTTTTAATCACCTATTATTTGTGTGTAATCGAAATTATAATCCTTTATATTATCATCTATAAGAGACAAA includes:
- a CDS encoding right-handed parallel beta-helix repeat-containing protein; protein product: MLIIVFVALICSLSFVSANELGNATNLENDGLSLEESDFQADSLSAVNDDSYYDIDLRKTSSSNGDVLGSSIENDEILNASNEYKLSASKIGSKTELAKLIKDAKPGSTVTLDNDYNGSLSDGLFDTVITITKNIVIDGNGHSIYTITGSPIFTINHAPSLGFVEIKNINFIGGSCGIIRTAEGAGAIIVSNCTFTKTLAEFCGGAIFIYGKSPESYIINCTFKNCMAMGKWKMVKPEGFYQGSSTALSNGGAITVCSPVTIKSCRFENCTAGDGGAIKVGRTKAKIIDSVFVNNCAGGLVNVQNYKHGGAIYLTEADGSLVKGCTFIDNHADRYGGAISVCSGVNIKIEDSVFNSNYLGDGIHKLGGAIYLNSGLREKNLIIQITRCSFSNNGYGGGERTCYKGGAIYYSDVEKAHISDCNFTGNAASERGGAIYAKSSCPDIIGCVFTKNHANERGGAIYLDSRNNVVNWCVFDSNSADDDGGAIYVEARYNTIKNSLFVNNKAKDEGGAVYINGRYAKIHLSNFFTNTAKKGYDIYCDSSSCELYGSIILGNTPKNAVYSSKSFSAGKNWWGNVESNKNVKPDVNKKVDLENNWIYLKNEVKYDHTGSLPSAVLKASLWSNKFDYEVTSYLKFVFDMEFTNTASNTNKIDSGGFSDFIIPLTTTNTAVTLSKDKWSHKINLKYDSPSYTHSLSHLKNDISNADSVLNLTADYEYTDVCDKSLINGFRPGINIVINGNGHTIDGKNIASLFDMNYRELTLKNVKIVNFKNVIKSKRDFYIENCTFINCGNGFEVFNVSAGVISIKDSKFYDCYSNSSLIRCDGDGFTLSMVGCELIGNNASSLVKGTHSKSFTIVQNIFLNNNFTEMFKFTKGNPSVADYDFNWFGNTINDFDFRPNVNVDLDHWMVLNLVNGKDTFGTKYVYLNPYNAISQEIENSTYLDVGFNVSSNGEYIGFVDVVSGVGMFDYSYSSNFVTLSHLSCNFSFYVENFLPGSFSDLQYQINNAGPVLNLTRNYEYMPACDSKLRYISIDKPLILNGNGFTIDAKCMANIARITGGDVQVLNTTFINSKGSAVQIMANNVLINSTFVNNTNIVGLGDGGAIRVYESNNVVIDSTFINNTADGGGAISIDTSKNVVIDSIFVNNAAKIGGAILSISSEVSVTGVFVNNSAKNGAAIYLDASPDDLNRIYKSLFMSNRANYSVISVKGTLNSHVADVHYSIFLENNCLHDIASGNKDIVNADYNWFGNTNENYNVKPNVESSVKLNRWLFLDANANGTLLKIDESAVINVSLNNAYDRTSRKVYDVETNLPAVCFDVSSVNNAVALDKLELVDGKGNASYMPVNDGVGSVDFKYYSFNKTVTFNVVRVPEDSFTKLQEIINNASVHDSIVLNRSYKYYPNFDGDLKNGIVINKSLMVNGNGHVIDGANQARLFNLTTNSIELYNFILVNGYAENGSVIYSNAAGDKLSSSIVLNSTGSVIYCPFWFAANENWFGNTIDDYDVAPVVEGDQVELNKWLFLTVDVSKFDLFVGDKAIITLNLTNMYDATKGTNSTFTGIIPVTFDLSCVGGDINVSEATLIDGVAELEFIGDGIGPGYLEMSCYNVNEEVYFNVSCDDDSFTALQKLINNANGKVVLQHDYRYYDYDEKLKSGILIKKSHIEIDGDGHVIDASNKAGVFNIAGEYVAVYDVSIVNSKNTVSVDGGYAAFDNVSFISNADVISVVDGTVEIVGCYFLNNSNVVDLKSAYDVFISDSTFINNTNIINAFYSTLTVNNSSFKGSDVGSYCVNLIDSNAEIYSSKFDEVNLINPIFVSIDSELYLSKNTLSKSQYIDNDGTITSKTRIVIPGEKYYDLLIYDNLTLNATVYDDNGNIIKVNDLEFNINPTIDYNESSQGTVWILDVYCYPCGEHEVNASVIDSLSDYSSDCVLLDVSKFSSSVDIVSLDNITCGEVLNVKVECINFTGAVIEISDASGEVIFRQTGDMTEINVESLDAGVYTLTYTNVGNDEYESSSVIATFEVYKIGSDVVIVDKLSSLYAFNDYQINFTVSNRTNVTAKIVDLKTGEVIVNMSVHADCLYVNLLAGSYNLTVTNVGDNNHETSSDSMVFDVLKVKSSVKVDDVSDYFYDDVLITYEVVNASDVHVVICDLATGDVKYNFTSTNTSISDLYFDSGRYNITLSVEESDSTSYSSDSKVFNVLKVGSSIVVAGLDDYVYGDDVEVDVIVDNRTTVVVEIRDKTGKIVFNEIIEGDYLPMPDLSAGEYVLFASNLKTDNVAGSNYTKAFTISKANSIIDIIYFNDTLPWGYYFDVEFDGDNLTDVYVVVRDSNGNEISGGNLTNDYGYFLYRLGNLTLGSYSIEIINPGDENITGCSVSMNFTIFKGNSTVYIDDIASVYVGDDVLIEYYVYVPGIIDVVVRDSLGNIVYHEENANIFNVTVSGLPAGDYTVNVTNLETENVFGNYSVSNFTVFKYDSETILHDVSDVVYGENVLIGFEVENPTVVNVKITDANGNVVYDENETDYSVLITDLDAGDYTVNVTNIETYNVAGSGDSKSFRVLKASIILAVSVDDSVYGELSVVNVSSNVDGAYIVNIGDEELFVNVVNGQGMEIIALDAGDYTAKINFTDDNYDVYTIDDSFTVFKADIAVSIEVLDKVYTAEVSGNVFASVDGEYKVVIGNFEAPVTVKDGIGSFDIGILNVGNYTASVSFNGTDNYNSADNETVFEVTQTGTNFNIIANSSEIAYGGAVEIAQGLPGDATGNVTYSFANGTVIQVVGVNESFVLSGLNAGSYVIYANYSGDADYAPACDSITITVGKVVNDVLVYSSDVVYGENATIIINADVDGRYTVIVGGKRLIADVVNGEGDVEAALNAGRYDIAVEYVDDNYENNVTSIPFTVSKA